The Seriola aureovittata isolate HTS-2021-v1 ecotype China chromosome 7, ASM2101889v1, whole genome shotgun sequence genome includes the window AGGGGTCTGACCCATCGGTTAGGGACCACTGCAAACTAAACATGCTTAATATACAAAGTAGTTTAAGTAAGCTCCACCTGGAcgagctacaacagtaaaatgctgatTACACATCAGTCTTGGTGTATTATGGTGTAATTAatcatatatatacactatactATCGCTCAACAAgggctgtttttctgcagcacCAGTACTTTTAGTTTTGACTTTTACTTCTAATGTGCTATTATTATATTCCTGTACTGGTACTTTTACCTGTAAAGTATGTATTTCCTCCACTGTTCATTATTTGTTACATGATACTGCCAGAAAAGGTGAAAAGGTCACTTTTAATTTAATGGGTTTGAATCAAAGCTCAGATTTCAGGCATGAATTTACAGCCATAAGGACATCTACTTGAATGATGAAGagattttataaaaaataataacgtGTTGAGTTTCAGAACCATGTCACATATTTTTAAGAGTCTAAAAGGTTCCTTGGTCTCAGTCAACAAAAAAACTTTGATGAGTCCAAAACTCAACAGCCAgtttcagacaggaaacagctgcacCGGCACAGGAAATGGAGGGTATGGGTCCTACTCCTGGGACACAATTCACAATCTTGTGGCAACAAGGGTGgcctgaacaaaaaaataaaaataaaaaaataaaaaaacgctCACCCAAGAAAGTGTTGGTCATCTCTAGACCCCTAAACCCTTATCATCTTGGTCTCCATTTACTGGCTTCCTTCCTATAGCTGTCCTGTCCCACTGTCCACTTCAAAGCCTTTTTATGCCACGTGCTTGTCACTGTCTCTAGTCTTAtcctcatttgtgtgtgtgtgtgtgcgtgtgcgcataTAGAGAGCGGGTTTGATGAGATCAGCCGCAGAAACAGCTGGCCGGCAAACACCATGACTGCAGTGCCTAAAGGTAGGACAACAAAAACTGAGGATGATACAAAACGAAACGAAATGATCGTGATGAATTTTTCAAGCACGAACTCCTACTGGTTTTGCATATAACCTGAATTCAAAACTAGACCGCTGCCAACAATCAAACTATTTCActcaagttttttctttttgatgtgcAGGTTCTTCCATGGAGCACCAACACAGCACAAGAGTTACAGAGCCTGCTCCAAGAATTGTGCAAGGTATGAAGGCCACTTAAAGCAAATATGATCATATTCAAATTTACACTGTGCCTGATCACAAACTCACATTGTGCTGCTCAAACCTAAAGAgctacatttaacattttagtcTCCATAAGACAGAGTCTACAACTGTGTTAGCAGCTGTGTGCTAACTGTGTGTATAGAGTGGTATGCAAACATTTCCTAATGAGCAAAGTACTGGTACTTTTCACCCTGGGGTGGAGGTCTGTACTATAGGGCTGTcacaatatcagattttcactacacAATTATTGTGGCCGAAAGAATTCATGATAACAATATTAGatattacacaataaaaaaaatatatgcaactatcagtcaaattcatctttaactcTGTTCTTTTGTgcgttttgtctctttttttagTGAATGAATTACGCTCAAAAATGAGTGtaaggaggtggagagggagtcTGTAACCTAACTGTACAAAAgcatacaaaaaaatatttacactaAATGATGAAAAGGcaaccagatgaactgataaactaAAGATCCACACGTCCTAATATCTGCCATCATgatattattgtgtgtgtattatcaacacaatatcaatatttgatttttttttttttaaatcacaaatacTGGTATATCGCGACACTCCTAGTCCATACCAAGTTTCATGACAATCTCTCAAATAACTGTGAAGATTTTTCACTCTGAACCAAAGAGGATGACCACAGTCAGTAGGATTCGTCCTCTGGGGCACTGGACCAAAGTGGCGGGTCGACCGACTGACCAACCCGCACCGGCATTTCTAGAGCCACACAGCTAGCATGGTTAAAAATACTGCACAATAAGTCTCAATCTTTGTTTCATTCAGGGGGTGAGTGACGTATCCGTCCCTCCAACTGCCAGGTATCAGAGAGCACATCACCAGACCTATTTTGAATCACTGAACAAAACTGGAAGTGGGGCtgtgatttgaatatttcaccCCATCAATAAGCACTTGCTCCATGTACTAGAACAACAGATTCAAAATCAGATTCTTGAAGCCATTTAAGAGTAAATTTAGGGGGGACTGGAAAACACCGTGGCTCAAAagattattaaaatgacatCTGCAAAGGacaatgttttaaattaataacatactttttcttctttacagaCCCATATCAGACATTAGGGCCCATAAGCAGTCGGCTAGCCAACCCAGGTAAGAACGTAAACCACTGCAAGATAAACCAACGAGGATGACACAAATGAGGCCTTTACACTGTCTGCTTTGGCAACATGAGAGAAAAGCAAGCAAgggctggcacacacacacttactttcTAAAATGAAGTAAATGATAAGCAACACCTGTTGTGTCAGCAGAATTGCATCACGTTTACACTGAGATGAAATCTGGCTTCCCTCTCACCAAAATGACTGTTTGCCCTGCTGTTTCCTCACAGAAGGCCAAGCCCTCAGCTCATCCAAGAACCGAACAGGCAAACAAAGTCCATACAAGCTCCCTGACCCCAGCGCTCACAGGCCTGTGGGTAGGTTTCTGCCCCGTTGTCTCACCCTTCCTCCAAGCCACACAGTGAAAAGGTCAcatttggtggaaaaaaaaaaggaaaaaaagctgaCTGAGATGTTAAGATATATCAAGAGgagttgaaatgttttttctcccaactcaaaatgctaatgctacttTTAAAGGCTGTCTGATGGGCATGGcttaatattacattttctgtctcGCTTTGTCAGTACCAGATCCCTTAACTCTCTTCGCTTCATTGCCCCTTCCAGGTTCAGGGCAGATTCAGTTGTGGCAGttcctgctggagctgctgtccGACAGCAACAACGCCGGCATCATCACCTGGGAGGGCACCAACGGCGAGTTCAAGATGACCGACCCTGACGAGGTGGCCAAGCGCTGGGGCGAGCGCAAGAGCAAGCCCAACATGAACTACGACAAGCTGAGCCGCGCTCTGCGGTACTACTATGACAAGAACATCATGACTAAAGTGCACGGCAAGCGCTACGCCTACAAATTTGACTTCCAAGGCATCTCGCAGGCACACCAGAATCACGCTGCAGAAGGAGGGATTGTTAAGTACCAGACTGAGATGTCTTATGTCCAACCCTACCACAGCCACCAGCCCAAAATGAACTTCATGAGTGGCCACCCTGCACCTATGCCCGTCTCCCCCGGCAACTTTTTCGCCCCACCGTCACCATACTGGAACTCCCCCAACAGCCCCATCTATCCTGGGACAGCCATGACCAGGCATCCCACCACTCACTCCCACCTGAGCTCGTACTACTGAGGACAGGGCATTTCACACCTGAACGGGATAACACGGGAGTGAAACCCACGAGCGCGAGAAGAAACTCATGCACACGCCATCCAGGATGTACCTGAGCTGAACCCCGTCTAAGATGAAGGTGATATGACGCTACGGTCTGTTTTATAAGGGCATTATGAAGTTGTCTGTCACATTATGTTGCATCATGGTCTTAAAAATGGACAGAACATGAGGGTAAATTAATTCTGTAATGAATGGAAAGGATTGGTATTGTACTCTACCAGGAGTTTTCTTTTCTGAATACACTGATGACAATATATTACCAGTCATTCAGTTGTTATGaaaccaagttttttttttccatttgtaagTACATTGTTTGATAGTAATCCATTGTAAAGACAGAAGTCATACCCTTTACTGTGTGAGTAGCATAATGGTTTTGTAACGGTTCTTTTCACATAGGTCAAAATAgcagttttcacatttaatgtGACTGACATTTGTAAAAGAAGTTGTACAGAATGACTGTCATGTAGCAATTTAACATTTACTCGTGATGTAAAGCTAATAAATAATGGTTGTACCTGAAAATGGACTCCAGTGACTATTATCATTTACAGATTCTTTAGAGGAACGTGGCtttttggtttctctgtttcttttttgttaattGACAAAATACTTTAAAAGTTTGTGGTGTGTTAAACGAAtagtttattcattttcttgccaAGATTTAGATGAGATGAATCACACCAATTATATCAGTCTTGAGTAATGAACCCGTGTGCTCAAACCCAATTTGTCTAAATGAGTGCTGAATCATCAGAGGCAAACAGTAAATAAGTACAGGTTTTACTTCAGagtttcagatttttgtcaGGACATtttaccaaacaagcatgttcctttacgtctggagagTATGATTTGTAGACGGGGGCATCAATGTGGCACCACAACGCTTACAGTGCTAACAATGTACAACAacgttgtgacacattttacctttatcaaaaaaaattgcagctcctgcgattttgatattgcacttggccatattacAATTTCGATCATATTTCGATTAATTCTGCTGACCTACTCAAGACTGATACAACTATTATATCTGTCTGTTCTATACTAAGCTAAAGCCAGcggcagttagcttagcattaagactgaaaacagatgtAAACTGCTTGCCTCAATCTGTATCAATTAACAAACCAGCGCCTCTAAAGCCCACTAATTAACACGCAAGATCTTGTTATTAATCTTAATCCGCTGAGCTAACTGGCTACTGAACGTAGCTTTATAATGAACAGATAAAAGAGTGACATTAatcatctcatctaactctccgcaagaaagagaataaactttatttccaAAATGCTGAACCGTTTCTTTATCGAGATGATCGATAAAGATTCAATGTTGCAAATGACAAAGTTAGTACCACCGTTAGTGCCAGTTACTTTTACAAACAGGTCATacaaaacacatctgcacaaaaaaaacatttacacagatGTCAGGATTCTTGCTTTTAGCTCATCAGATCCTGGGTAATGAAGCCACACATGCTGAACTTATCACTGTTCATGTCAGCTTTATTTGTCAAAATCAAAGATTTCTTCAAATATTCTGTGAGTTTCTGTGAcctccacctcttcttcctcctcctcctcctcctcctccacctccacaacagcagcagagcccTTCACCCGCCTCTCCTCACCTTCCACCTCAATCCACTTCACTCCTCCACCTCCGAAGGGCCACTCCAACTCCTTCACCTTGTTCTCCGCCTTACCTATGGGAGTTACTGCTATCGCTTCAGGCTGTGAAGCTGTGCTCCATTCAGtgacctctctgctcctctctggctttggtgctgttgttgttgttgttgtggttgttgttgttgttgttgtggtggtggtggtggtggaaacCTTCTTCCTCTTCGGGGTTGTGGTGGGTTTAACTTTAGGTGCTATCAGCTCTATTGTCCACGGTCTGCTGCTGATCATCTTGGTCACTGGAAAATGGTGAATTTTTGTTATTAGAACATAATCAGAAAtaattgttaaaagaaaaaatacattaaaaaaaaatacccattTATGGAAAGTTAAAACTAATCATTAGAATAGTATTAGTTAGCTTTTTGAAGCCGGAATAATTTCTCAAGACATTGGTATAAAACTGCTTAACTAAAAAGTCTCAAATTTCTTACATGTAACTGAAAAAACATATCTAATGCCACAGTGAGGTCCCACAATGCTACATCTATATTCTAACTAATCATAACAGTAAACAAGTATTATTTGTAAATCAACCAAGTCTTTTTCAAACAGGTCACTAAtatgttgtttggttttttcttttttcccggAATCAGCTGGGGTCTGTAGTTTTAGATAACATTAGGAGTCAGGAGTGAAATGGTGCATTTATTGGGGCTATTCAGAGCTGCGAACTCACacaccttttattttgatgacCCTGAGTGTATGTATGCCTTTGTAAAGAGGGAAACATGTTACCCAGTGTGTCAGTGCGGCTCACTAATGTATTTCTATGGAAGTCTTTGGCACAGAGGATTAAGCTGCATCACACTTTGGATAAAGGCGATGTCACCGTTTCgttcattgttttggtcttttcgtgggatttgttgacagtacAGAATTTCTCCAGCTTTATGCTTTAATAACATGGGATTAGTTTTATTATTGGAGGTGAGGGCAACAATGACTTACCTGCAGATGCAGCAGAGCTACAGCTGGAGTCGCAGCAGGTGCACACAGAGTCTGATCCATACAGCTCAACCCATCTGAGAAAAACGGTGATGAAGAGCTGATCCCCATTTTATCaactttttatttctcattcttCGATTTcatcaagaaaaataaaccctCACCTTCCTGCTTTTGTGTCGTAGTTGCAGGACTTGGCTGTAGGCGAGGGCACAGAACTGCCCACAGACATGGTGCAGTGCATGTAGAGCTGCTACAGGAGATCAAAGTCAAGATTTGTCACAGGTTAAATGCTTCAGAGTCTTTTAGCACTGTGTTAAAATATGATTTGTGGCAAAGGAATCAGCCGtggctgcagaaaaacaacGTCTATGCCTAAAAGTACAGCATAGACATAACATGTAATAACTTGCTCACCTTGTCCGTCATTCCCTTGAACATGAAGGCATCCACAAAGAATCTCACAGCATTGTTTTTGTATGGGATGAAACTGGAATGATTGTCCTTGCTTTCAACCATACACCTTTatcaggaggaaagaaaagtcAACCATAACGTATTCTAATTTATTGCAACGTTTTTGTATCCAAGAActttatttgttaaataaaaactgagtgAGGACAGATCTGAAGATATTCAGCCAGTGAGGTGTTTATTACCCAAAGTTTTTCACAATGGGAAACTGAAGCGTGGAGGTGTGGGACTTCTCGGGAGTCGCATAACACAAGTGGACGTACAGTCTTTTGTCCTGGGACATGGAAGGAGCCTCGGCCTCAAAGTACATGGGCTTTCCAAGCGCGTACTGATCTGACGGAGAAAGTCTTTCCCACTGAGCtgaaagagggaagaaggaagCAGGAAACAAGACCAGCAGCAGTTTCAATCTAGTCCAATACAACATGCATGCAAGGAAATCCAGGTTTTcctgaatttaaataaatacaagaacTCAGACTTGAGAAAGGTTTAGTGAAATTCAAAGCCTGAGGCACAAATATGATTATCATATTGACATATAACGTTGAATAATGGTAATAATGATTCAACAAAACCAAATTTAAGCAGAATGTGGACATTAACCATTTCACACCAGGACAGTGCAACTTATAATAAGATTACACTGCATATAATACaattctgtcatttttacatcacTTTTAGTAAATTTTTTACTCATCTTCAAATGTGAAAAGTCTTTTATTCGGTTTAAGACATTGCTCTAGTCCACAAAAAGACAAggaatttacatttttcttaaaGACAAATCTAAGCTTACTTTTGCTTAACcatttgggggtttttttgtttgtttttatttactttaaaaacgCTAATGTTGTTAGTGGTCAACagatactactactaataataataataataaataataaccaaATACTTTTACTTGATGGGAACATTACAAGGGTTAAGGCCATCTATCAAGATAAATTATCATCTCATCAATTGTCAAATtagactttttaagacttttgaGAACCATAGAAATCAGGATTAGCTGATAATAAAGTCTACCCTTATTTAACCCTGATAATATGTAGGTTTTTACCATTTCGTGGAGTCAGAATGAATTTTGCTCTGTTCTTCATCGATTTGAAGATCTTGCGCATCCGAATCCTCGGTGTGTAGCCAATTTTGTAGGAGTACAGGTACCTAAACAGTTAAAtacattgtctgtttttttatctttatgttAATATGCGATTTTGATGTTGTAAAATTGAAAGAACGCGGTGCAGAATGCTCAAATCTCACCTGTTATAATAACATGAAACAGGTAGGGTGAAGGGCACAGCTCGCCTGATTGGTCCTTGGAGCCTTGGTGGATCATATTGCAGTATGTTTGAATAGGCCACCTGGTTATCACTTATCTGCAAAAAACAACTAActaaatcaattaattgattggtCTACACAAACATATCACAACATCCTAGAAGCAGAGGTGACTTCATCAAAGCCCCAggtttatttacacatcattGGGGTCtacataatttgattaatcTCACATTTCTCATGAATTTGTTGCCACTGAAATTATTTCCCAGTAAGCACATATACGTCGCAGCAATGTCTGAACCAGATTGTGACATCTACAGTTCGTGGGCCATTTTGAAGCGTCCTCCACTGATCGTGTGAACATGTTCCTCCCGTCCCATGAAAACCAAAACGTAGCAGGGATGTGAAATGATGTAGGTGCAATATAGTTCCAGTAATACTCCACAGAGACAACCAGACACAGATGACAAAGTTGACAAAGATGGAGGCTGCATCGTGTGCTGTCAGACCCTTCGGTAGGTTTGTAGTTAATcctaatgtaatgtaaatatgtgGAGGGTTGTGGAAGCATGTGAAATTTGGAATTTATGAGGATTCTTGAGGTAGGACATGATTTAATGCTGActaacacatttcttttttttttttttttttttactattacattttgtttattccAAAGACCTCACAGGACATTTTTTAGATTCAcattaaaggagccatttgtaggttttgctacacagccaatgttagcattaacagctgtttacttaccagtttagaagaaacgttcatcaaacttctttcctttactcGCTAAAGGccgtctccagcggtggaaagcaacgaCAATGTTAACTGTTGTTCCTATCACTTGTTTtcttctattgaagttagcatgctaaccagctagctacTCTCTGTAGcatccaatctgccctgaaaacGTAGCGATGGTCGGAcggcgtattataacctcttgtattataaaaacaacaaactcgCCCTGGATGTTACCGAACGCCTTCGCAGAACCTTCCTTCAGGAATGTCGCCTGAACgtcagaattggtccagatgtggaagtagtaTCTGGCAATCATGCTTTATATGGACCAGATTCCGGTCGTGGAACTGGTGTATACTGGGCCCGAACAAGCATGTGGCCATAGTCTAAAAAACAACAAGTCAAAGGCTCGCTTACATCAGCTTACATAACTACAGTTATACAGCTGAAATTAATTTCAACCAGTGGGGGGAATACAAGTTACCTTTCTAACCCCATAATCTAGCTTTGTAGTGTTCCCCTTCACAAGTCTCTTCCAGATTTTTCCGTTAGATTTCAAACACTAATTTTGGTGTaagaaattacacaaacattttaccTTACAGCACTATAGCTCAATTCATcatacatcacattttaaaggATCTCCCTTTGGTTTCCTACTTTAGGAGAGagtgctgcatgttcacaaTTAAATTGAACTGATTTGttgtaaagttgtgttttatcaaattgcTTCCCAGGCTCTGTTATTCCCCGGTTATTCCACAATTATATTCATAATCAATTAGGCctatttgaataaataattgattgaCTGTCCAATGAAAAAACAGTTTGCCATCATAGAAAACTGAAATAGCAAATACACAGTTAAGTTCAGgcattttgcttaaaaatgacttcaaTAATAAATTATCTACATTTTTGccatttcatgtttttgtcaattGATTAATTTACTGATCATTTCAGGTCTAGAGTAGTTTCTGGGTGCCTTGTGGGGATCAATAGGACCCCAAAAACAAATCTTTGCCCTTGGGCCCTTTAAGAGGTTAATGGCCACGCTAACGGTGGCATGATATCATGGAAGTCAGTgcaattcatcctctgggaaccattggatgtttgtaccaaatttggaGTCAGTCTATTTGATGGATGTTGAGATGTGTGTTAAAACTCACCGTGCGTTTGGTTCCGCACCTGCCGAAGTCATATTCAAAGTGAAGGTGAGCCTTCGTAGATTTACTGGCTTGGCATGTCCCAAGTTTGAGCCGAGTGTGCGGTTCACCGGCGCCCAACATGCTCCTCTGCACCTGCACATGCATTTTCTCCAGCTTGCACGAAGTCCTCACAGAATCACCCGAAACACTGGGCGGACTGGTGCTGACCGGCCGAACCGGAATCAGGATCTCCCGGACGGGCTCAGGTAGAGGCTCCTGGCCGGTGCCTCTGGCTGGAGAGAAATGCTCCTTCTCCACCAGCGGGAGGCTTGAGTCCACAAACATGGGAAGATGGAGGTACGGCGGCGGCAGAATCGGTGTGTCTCTCCGGGAAACTTTTGTCATCAACCGGGTTGTTTGGTTTAAAGTCTTCAGCCTCAGCAGCGCTTCTCCATCCGCGGGGGCCAACAGCggtaaaataacaaacattgaAAGGTAAaccatataaaacattttaaactgtttttttaaattttcatttaatcaaaCCTAAGTAACGAATATAACCACTGATG containing:
- the fli1rs gene encoding fli-1 proto-oncogene, ETS transcription factor-related sequence isoform X1 produces the protein MDCTIKEALSVVSEDQPIFEPPFPAAPAMHMKAEMTSPGGFSQASKQSPEPTEPEWVGSAAPNPGKRGEHVNGTSRESPVDCSVTKRSRHMSNDGAPMPYQASYVEPRVSPQTSNPPSSTTEEKRVIVPADPEVWTQDHVRQWLDWAIKEYVLEEVDVMLFQALDGKALCKMTKDDMMRLTSAYNADILLSHLNYLRQSSPTFSYSTTTTNNTPPPQQPPRLQVKAESGFDEISRRNSWPANTMTAVPKGSSMEHQHSTRVTEPAPRIVQDPYQTLGPISSRLANPEGQALSSSKNRTGKQSPYKLPDPSAHRPVGSGQIQLWQFLLELLSDSNNAGIITWEGTNGEFKMTDPDEVAKRWGERKSKPNMNYDKLSRALRYYYDKNIMTKVHGKRYAYKFDFQGISQAHQNHAAEGGIVKYQTEMSYVQPYHSHQPKMNFMSGHPAPMPVSPGNFFAPPSPYWNSPNSPIYPGTAMTRHPTTHSHLSSYY
- the fli1rs gene encoding fli-1 proto-oncogene, ETS transcription factor-related sequence isoform X3, with protein sequence MDCTIKEALSVVSEDQPIFEPPFPAAPAMHMKAEMTSPGGFSQASKQSPEPTEPEWVGSAAPNPGKRGEHVNGTSRESPVDCSVTKRSRHMSNDGAPMPYQASYVEPRVSPQTSNPPSSTTEEKRVIVPADPEVWTQDHVRQWLDWAIKEYVLEEVDVMLFQALDGKALCKMTKDDMMRLTSAYNADILLSHLNYLRQSSPTFSYSTTTTNNTPPPQQPPRLQVKAESGFDEISRRNSWPANTMTAVPKGSSMEHQHSTRVTEPAPRIVQDPYQTLGPISSRLANPGSGQIQLWQFLLELLSDSNNAGIITWEGTNGEFKMTDPDEVAKRWGERKSKPNMNYDKLSRALRYYYDKNIMTKVHGKRYAYKFDFQGISQAHQNHAAEGGIVKYQTEMSYVQPYHSHQPKMNFMSGHPAPMPVSPGNFFAPPSPYWNSPNSPIYPGTAMTRHPTTHSHLSSYY
- the fli1rs gene encoding fli-1 proto-oncogene, ETS transcription factor-related sequence isoform X2 gives rise to the protein MHMKAEMTSPGGFSQASKQSPEPTEPEWVGSAAPNPGKRGEHVNGTSRESPVDCSVTKRSRHMSNDGAPMPYQASYVEPRVSPQTSNPPSSTTEEKRVIVPADPEVWTQDHVRQWLDWAIKEYVLEEVDVMLFQALDGKALCKMTKDDMMRLTSAYNADILLSHLNYLRQSSPTFSYSTTTTNNTPPPQQPPRLQVKAESGFDEISRRNSWPANTMTAVPKGSSMEHQHSTRVTEPAPRIVQDPYQTLGPISSRLANPEGQALSSSKNRTGKQSPYKLPDPSAHRPVGSGQIQLWQFLLELLSDSNNAGIITWEGTNGEFKMTDPDEVAKRWGERKSKPNMNYDKLSRALRYYYDKNIMTKVHGKRYAYKFDFQGISQAHQNHAAEGGIVKYQTEMSYVQPYHSHQPKMNFMSGHPAPMPVSPGNFFAPPSPYWNSPNSPIYPGTAMTRHPTTHSHLSSYY
- the zp3d.2 gene encoding zona pellucida sperm-binding protein 3d.2 isoform X1, which translates into the protein MFYMVYLSMFVILPLLAPADGEALLRLKTLNQTTRLMTKVSRRDTPILPPPYLHLPMFVDSSLPLVEKEHFSPARGTGQEPLPEPVREILIPVRPVSTSPPSVSGDSVRTSCKLEKMHVQVQRSMLGAGEPHTRLKLGTCQASKSTKAHLHFEYDFGRCGTKRTISDNQVAYSNILQYDPPRLQGPIRRAVPFTLPVSCYYNRYLYSYKIGYTPRIRMRKIFKSMKNRAKFILTPRNAQWERLSPSDQYALGKPMYFEAEAPSMSQDKRLYVHLCYATPEKSHTSTLQFPIVKNFGCMVESKDNHSSFIPYKNNAVRFFVDAFMFKGMTDKQLYMHCTMSVGSSVPSPTAKSCNYDTKAGRWVELYGSDSVCTCCDSSCSSAASAVTKMISSRPWTIELIAPKVKPTTTPKRKKVSTTTTTTTTTTTTTTTTTTAPKPERSREVTEWSTASQPEAIAVTPIGKAENKVKELEWPFGGGGVKWIEVEGEERRVKGSAAVVEVEEEEEEEEEEVEVTETHRIFEEIFDFDK
- the zp3d.2 gene encoding zona pellucida sperm-binding protein 3d.2 isoform X2, whose amino-acid sequence is MFYMVYLSMFVILPLLAPADGEALLRLKTLNQTTRLMTKVSRRDTPILPPPYLHLPMFVDSSLPLVEKEHFSPARGTGQEPLPEPVREILIPVRPVSTSPPSVSGDSVRTSCKLEKMHVQVQRSMLGAGEPHTRLKLGTCQASKSTKAHLHFEYDFGRCGTKRTISDNQVAYSNILQYDPPRLQGPIRRAVPFTLPVSCYYNRYLYSYKIGYTPRIRMRKIFKSMKNRAKFILTPRNAQWERLSPSDQYALGKPMYFEAEAPSMSQDKRLYVHLCYATPEKSHTSTLQFPIVKNFGCMVESKDNHSSFIPYKNNAVRFFVDAFMFKGMTDKLYMHCTMSVGSSVPSPTAKSCNYDTKAGRWVELYGSDSVCTCCDSSCSSAASAVTKMISSRPWTIELIAPKVKPTTTPKRKKVSTTTTTTTTTTTTTTTTTTAPKPERSREVTEWSTASQPEAIAVTPIGKAENKVKELEWPFGGGGVKWIEVEGEERRVKGSAAVVEVEEEEEEEEEEVEVTETHRIFEEIFDFDK